The sequence CGGTTTGTATCTTAAAGGCTTGATGACTGATGGTATTCACACGAATAGGATGAGATTGGGCTTCCCCTATCTCATCTAATAACTGCAGCAGCTGAGTGTGCACGACTGAATTGTAAATCAACAATTCCTCGGCAATAACCACAGACTCAATTTGTAATTCGGTGGCAACTATCTTTAGGGTGTCGATAAAAGCCGGGACCCCATGAGTCAAAGCCAGATCGATACGTTCACAGCTCTCAGGCACGGGCAGACCGGCGTCGGCTATGGTGATTTCATCGGTATGAGCTGACAGGCCAATGACCCGCGCCAAATCACTGTTCAGCAGTGCACATTTTCTCATCTCACGAACCTTACTTCAAAACTGTGAAATAAATGCGCAAACGTGTGCGCAAACGTTTGCGTGAATACTAATGCACCTAAATTTGTATATCCAGACCAAAAACATGATCTAGATCACGCTATTATAAATGTTAGCTACTTTCAATAATGGACTATTTAGATCATAAAAATGGAGAAATTCTTCGGCCAAATGTAAATAAAAGGGCTTAACTAACCTCTAGCCAGATTTATTAAAGAGTCACTAAAGAGAGCCGAATGAATATATGTGTGAGAAATATCGAGGTGAAGCCAATGGTAAAATTATA is a genomic window of Shewanella psychrophila containing:
- the rbsD gene encoding D-ribose pyranase, with protein sequence MRKCALLNSDLARVIGLSAHTDEITIADAGLPVPESCERIDLALTHGVPAFIDTLKIVATELQIESVVIAEELLIYNSVVHTQLLQLLDEIGEAQSHPIRVNTISHQAFKIQTANSRAVVRTGECTPYANIILQAGVVFK